One stretch of Ipomoea triloba cultivar NCNSP0323 chromosome 8, ASM357664v1 DNA includes these proteins:
- the LOC116027119 gene encoding NDR1/HIN1-like protein 12, producing MPKPVLGPERRTNPLIWCAAIICTLLTLAVIFTGIAVFIGYMVVKPKVPQMSIASAQLERISYDMASVLTVKAAIVIKAENGNAKAHSSFYHTHYTLSFHGVKVAYLIANDFDVPKNSSLDLYYPVESTPIPLTPEQADTAESALRQRHVVFDIQGETGTRWRVWLLGSVKFRLHLDCQLKLPINGTIIYPNCSTRSR from the coding sequence ATGCCAAAGCCAGTTCTCGGGCCTGAGCGACGCACCAACCCCTTGATATGGTGCGCCGCGATAATATGCACCTTGCTAACTCTTGCCGTGATCTTTACAGGTATCGCGGTGTTCATCGGCTACATGGTGGTGAAGCCAAAGGTGCCTCAGATGAGCATCGCGAGCGCCCAGCTCGAGAGGATCTCGTACGACATGGCCAGCGTCTTGACCGTGAAGGCCGCCATTGTGATCAAGGCGGAGAACGGCAACGCCAAGGCCCACTCCAGCTTCTACCACACGCACTACACCCTCAGCTTCCACGGCGTCAAGGTCGCCTACTTGATCGCCAACGACTTCGACGTCCCCAAGAACAGCTCCCTCGACCTCTACTACCCCGTCGAGTCCACCCCCATCCCCCTCACGCCCGAGCAAGCCGACACCGCCGAGTCCGCGCTGCGCCAGCGCCACGTCGTGTTCGACATCCAAGGAGAGACCGGGACTCGATGGAGAGTGTGGCTTCTTGGCTCTGTCAAGTTCAGGCTCCACCTTGATTGCCAGCTCAAACTTCCCATCAATGGAACCATCATTTACCCTAATTGTAGCACAAGATCTAGGTAG
- the LOC116027563 gene encoding methanol O-anthraniloyltransferase-like: MAAKKSFVVWHKEPELLGPAKPTPQEIKELSDIDDQKGLRFHFCMIMFYRANPLMKAKDPVKAIRDALAEALVWYYPLAGRLIHGPRDKLMVDCCAQGISFIEADCNFSLEDLGDAIKPPCLYSKEFLYEVPGSYEILGCPLMVVQVTRLICGGFVVAIHVNHVLADGLGLSQFVKAVGELAQGASSPSTKPVWKRELLTAKHLPLQKTYDHTEYGIVGHNSTIDPHNLVSRSFFFGPKEMKAMRQKLPPQTKPTSKFDMITACIWICRTRALEFDGDETVGVICAINVRDKGPPELRDGYYGNAVVFPAAVVKAGRLLCLFGSPLEYAVELIEKAKSRVSEEYVRSKVNFMDSKGRPPLLRSRSSIIVTDLSRIGFDEMDFGWGKPVYGGTMDGSASATAITHARYRNSDGEDAVVVPVFLPAAAMKKFEEEMKKFTALEPCEVIEIPSKSFLKPAL; encoded by the exons ATGGCAGCTAAAAAATCTTTTGTTGTTTGGCATAAGGAACCAGAGCTCCTGGGACCAGCCAAGCCTACTCCCCAAGAAATAAAGGAATTATCAGACATAGATGACCAAAAAGGTCTGAGGTTCCATTTCTGCATGATCATGTTCTATAGGGCAAATCCCCTAATGAAAGCAAAGGACCCTGTGAAAGCCATTAGAGATGCATTAGCTGAAGCTCTTGTATGGTACTACCCTCTTGCAGGTCGGCTCATTCATGGCCCTAGGGATAAGTTGATGGTGGATTGTTGCGCTCAAGGGATTTCGTTCATCGAAGCGGATTGTAATTTCAGCTTGGAAGATCTTGGTGATGCCATTAAACCGCCATGTTTGTACTCCAAAGAGTTCTTGTATGAAGTGCCCGGCTCTTATGAGATTCTTGGTTGCCCATTGATGGTAGTTCAG GTTACGAGGTTGATTTGTGGAGGATTCGTGGTGGCTATACATGTAAACCATGTTCTTGCTGATGGATTAGGTTTATCACAATTTGTGAAGGCTGTGGGAGAGTTAGCGCAGGGCGCATCTTCACCTTCAACTAAACCTGTTTGGAAAAGAGAACTATTGACTGCAAAACATCTTCCACTCCAAAAAACCTATGACCACACAGAATATGGTATTGTCGGCCATAACTCAACAATAGATCCCCACAACTTGGTTAGCCGTTCTTTCTTTTTTGGCCCCAAAGAGATGAAAGCCATGCGCCAAAAACTTCCACCACAGACTAAACCAACCTCAAAGTTCGACATGATTACAGCTTGCATATGGATATGTCGAACCCGAGCCTTAGAGTTCGACGGCGACGAGACCGTCGGCGTCATATGCGCCATTAATGTACGAGACAAAGGTCCACCTGAGCTGCGCGACGGATACTATGGCAACGCGGTGGTGTTTCCGGCGGCGGTGGTAAAAGCTGGGAGGTTATTgtgcctgtttg ggagCCCATTAGAGTATGCGGTGGAGTTGATTGAGAAAGCGAAGAGTAGAGTGAGTGAAGAGTACGTTAGGTCGAAGGTTAACTTTATGGATTCGAAGGGAAGGCCGCCATTGCTGAGGTCACGTAGCAGTATCATTGTTACCGATTTGTCGAGAATAGGGTTTGATGAAATGGATTTTGGATGGGGGAAACCAGTGTATGGAGGGACCATGGATGGATCAGCATCCGCCACCGCTATTACTCATGCTCGCTACCGGAATAGCGACGGTGAGGACGCCGTGGTTGTGCCGGTTTTCTTGCCGGCGGcggccatgaagaagtttgaagaggaaatgaagaaattcaCAGCACTTGAGCCTTGTGAAGTTATAGAAATACCATCCAAATCATTTCTTAAACCTGCTTTATAA
- the LOC116026651 gene encoding uncharacterized protein LOC116026651: MEASAALSSGTRTLFFSGPSKLFPSKKWDPRSGSCCYLNSKSRVALSVTPARCRSRIASSSAQTSSPAVHVSPEKLERVETSIEKVIYGCRFFAILAVWGSLIGSFLCFIKGCVCVVGAFQAYVVTRAKVILLLVEAVDIYLLGTVMLVFGMGLYELFISNLDKANSASKDRLAYRSNLFGIFTLKERPRWLEIKTVNELKTKIGHVIVMLLLIGLFDKSKKAVIQSPADLLCFSASVLLSSGCLYLLSRLNE; the protein is encoded by the exons ATGGAAGCCTCTGCAGCTCTAAGCTCAGGCACGAGGACTCTGTTCTTTAGCGGGCCATCAAAGCTATTTCCCAGCAAGAAATGGGATCCTCGCTCTGGGTCTTGCTGTTATCTGAATTCCAAGTCCAGGGTTGCCTTGTCCGTCACCCCTGCTCGGTGCCGGAGCAGGATCGCCTCTTCATCGGCTCAAACTTCGTCCCCGGCCGTTCATGTTTCGCCGGAAAAGCTTGAACGTGTAGAGACATCCATCGAGAAG gtAATTTATGGGTGTCGCTTCTTTGCTATCCTTGCGGTCTGGGGTTCCCTGATTGGATCTTTTCTTTGCTTTATCAAg GGTTGCGTTTGTGTTGTTGGAGCATTCCAAGCATATGTTGTGACCCGTGCAAAGGTTATTCTATTGCTCGTTGAGGCTGTTG ATATATATCTGTTAGGTACAGTAATGCTAGTTTTTGGCATGGGGCTTTATGAGCTCTTTATCAGCAATCTTGACAAGGCAAATTCAGCATCAAAGGATAGATTGGCATACAGATCAAATCTCTTTGGCATATTCACTCTAAAG GAACGACCAAGATGGTTGGAAATAAAAACTGTCAACGAGCTGAAAACTAAAATTGGGCACGTAATAGTGATGCTTCTTCTCATCGGTTTGTTTGACAAGAGCAAAAAGGCTGTTATACAGTCGCCTGCAGATCTGCTTTGCTTCTCAGCATCAGTGCTACTTTCCTCTGGCTGCTTATATCTGCTTTCTAGACTCAATGAGTAA